cccacagttgacctgactcgccgagttgggccgccaactcgccgagtctctattttcacttctcaaccctactcgtggctactcgtcgagtatggcatcgactcgacgagtaccctctcgattcaagaactcagacaatctgcatccgactcgccgaatcatatgaacaactcgacgagttgttcttgagctaagaagattgccttggactcgccgagttgtatgaacaactcgtcgagttcctccattactgagtctgccctccaactcactgagtccactctactactcacaggctccCAATCGACaacactcaaaaaggggaaaaatcgggactcacgacttgactcgccgagtcgttcttccgactcgccgagtcacatccatgcagctactctaaactcgattctgcttgaatctagCGTCtaaaacttgtagatctgggcttccttagttcgattagcacgtaaagattctatctttacgtgcctaTAAGCGtccaagaagataataaggctcaaaatgcATAATAagggctagatctagggttcttatgcaaagcatcttcaaaaaggcaatagatccgggctctacaactcttaaatgaacagatctagggatatctcgacctattaaggcatccatacaactataaggtttggaaaatacatcaaactagccctagaagtgttctaatggaggtttaaagcataaaacagaaagAATCCGAGAAATAGCTCactgaactctgattttgcccttggatctttgctctacacctcttctccttgttcctttcttcttcttcttcttcttcaagccttcaaaatccacacaaaaacacttagatcaatcaagggatggattagggtttctcacagctctctgagggtgaaggaggcgagtttgggggcacataatgttgcttaaatagtgagcaacccggggatttagggtttcttcctggcaggtagactcgccgagtcccaaatatggactcgccgagtcgccgactaacacgtgctcgaaatcccgcccttactcgacgagtcaggctatagacttgccgagtccctcttgaaaacttctaaataaatgccacggaatCAACGTACCAGAGACGGGGCGTTacaagtacgcttagcgtactcacatgtacacccaacgtacaactCATGCTCCATAAGTTACTTattttccattagggtttcccatGGCCACTTCATTCAATTCCAAGTACACGAGTGACATAAATAAAACCCAAGGGATGGATTTCAAATTACTTGAAAACAAGGGTTTTACAGATTGTGATTGAAGATTTCCATCAGGACTCCAGTCGCATTTCATGAAGAAATATCTTCCATTCCACACACCATCATTATGCTTGGATCTCAACAAAAGGGACAGTTTATCGGTTTTGACCATTAACAAGAAGCGAGAGTTCCCAAAAGTTGTAAGATCATTGATATACGCTAGCTCATTTAAACCATTGGTAAGATCCCTAGTGTGGTTCAAATGATTAATCCAATAGAGGATCCTCCAAACCGTTGGCATAACGTGAATGTATGAGATTTTAGTGATCTTGAAAAATTCAGAAATGATTATGAAGAAGAGGTAATAAAGTCCTAGGGTGAAAGGATATTCGGGAAAACTAACTCAATATGGAGAGATAAAGTTAGGTGGAATCCTAGCATCAAAAGCCCTAAATATGGTATCGGTAGGAAAAGTTCCAGCTGATTTCAGGGCCTCAATGTCATTTCCATTTATGGCACAAGTTTCCTCGTAAGATAAAATCTTTTGGTCCTTGAAATCATCATCAAGAACAATGATGATGCTGGAGCGAGAACAAATAGATTTATTGACCATGACTAAAGAGAAGAAGGACAAAAGGGAACAAGATTAGTACATTTGATGGTATACAACTGACAATGGATGGAAAGCTAGAAGAATTAGTAAAACAAAGGAGATGGACGTCCTATTTATATAGAAATCACTAAAAGGTAGAAGGGTGATTTGACCGATTCCAACGGCTAGAAGTCTACCCATTGAAATTCAAATTACCCCATCCATTAGAGATTTTTACTTCGTTTTTTACTTAAAAAATATACCACTAAATATCTAAACAATAACAGTTATATTTCATAGGTATAATTTGGGGGAAATTGTTAGGGGCAGGATCCTTGAATCGTACTCAGGATTCTCAAATATTTCTGAAGCCTCAAGATCGTTGAACATATCCCGAGATCCTGACTATTACCACTAATATTTCTAGCATTTGTAAAGGCtgtattttctttgtttttctCACATGTGCAAAACTAGTCTACACAAAACCCATTCTCAACAGAGAGTCATATCAACCAGACAAAAGACCTggaataccaagtcaaataaTGTTCATATGCTGATTCCGAAGGATCATGAAATTATTGGACTTTTTGTTACTTACACTAGACTATAAATAACACATGTATCGAGCACACAACGCACATGATTAGCCCTAACATTACCCTTGTACTCGTATTACTTTCACAATCTTTGTAACCTCAgattaaaatcaataaaaaatatCAAGGCATGTGATAATTATCACCTCCTAATGTTTTATGCCAGAGATCCTACAAAgaatcaagggctttccttgtaactcatttgtatcacttTGACTACCATATGATACTTACATTACACTAACACAAcaatattgttggattagatgtataagcccataattattattggtatgaacttgacccgatagtagcatgttccatttgggttgcatatcatcaggacaatttgttaggatggactcttgagagaaggttatatatgatttattaatatattataagttataatatattaatatgaaatcatatattttaattagtattgatcaagaattaatttagtgatcaaaggagacttatttaaatctatggggactaattatggtaattagatATATTTATATGTGTCGGGCTTATGATTCATGTttgaccaagtttatgtatggagacataaagagttgggccacatgaaccatggatcataaaacccatgggtgtggatttgggttaaacccatgaccatTGGAATCTACCATATAAATATGTTGCTTCATGACCAACAACGTGtgcttcttttcttagagaaaaatggaggtgttttggtgcatgaaattctctctcaagttccaccTTTGTCTATGATGTGATGTGATtctatttgaggcttccacactattggggctaagcttttaaaggtcaaatgcatcaagacttcaagctacacaaaaggtatgttaccctAACAAGTATCTTGTATGagttatgaaaattgcatgctagttataggcataataccttggaaacatcattgcatgtataattagtgaaaacatagatccaaggtatttagggttgtatgtgcaccataggatgttgtaatatacaaaacccaacaaatatCTCATATAATTTGGTCGAATTACACTTGatcaatttttgaccaaaacacacacacacacacacacacacacacacacacacatatatatatatatatatatatatatatatacacataaacattatatatttatatttcggttcggttcggttttctcgatttatatgttttttaaaaccGGAATTGAACACAACATTTCGGTTTTAAAAAGATTCTAACCCAAACCATCGGCCCCTATTCCGGTTTTGATTTTTAGGTTTTCGAATTCGATTTTGCTGCTAAgactgaaggatgtttttgtcGATGGTAAAAGGGTGTTACATAGGCGCCACATAAGCTTTTATAATTTTTGTCACACTTTGTTTATTGATAGGGTGTGgtagtttttttttatcaatgatatatatagtgatatttatgttaaaaaaataaataaaaaagaaaagaaattgcaACCACcgattagaaaataagaaaatgttTACTTTTAAAAATTACCGTCAGTGGAAGTTCATTTATGAGATTTATTATTCGcataaaaaaaatttgaatattGTTCACCGCCTGTAAAAATGCCATTTAGGCTTTACCATTGATAAAAACCTCCAATAAAAATGCCATATAGATTTACCATCGATAAAAAGCCTCCCATACATGAGATATAAGCTAACAAAATTGCTATAGCAAGTTATAATTATTGGTtccaaaaagaaaaattaaaaaataaaaaattaaaagtttaaaattttaattagcaAGAAATTATGACGTTTTGAAGACTTTGATGCGTAATGAGGTGACACTCATTTAATATACCTGATCTGTTGACCAGTGAGAAAGTAGAGATTCTATTTGGAGATTGCATTGGAGTACCTATGGTTGTGTATTGGTATTTCCCGATGCTGATCGAATACTTTCTATTTACCTTTTGTCCACTTTATCATTCCATCTTATTTTTCAGATGAGAGATACAACCATGGGGAACAGATCCAGTAATCAACAAGTTCATCACCACTCCAGTAGCAGCACCGGCAACACCGCCAGCCCCAGGACTAGGAACACCTTCTTCTTCCCAATGTTATGTCGCCTCTCCATTAACGACGTCGCCAAACCTACCAGATTGGCCGATTTGGCGTCTTCCTCTTCTACTTCCACTTCATGTTCGCCGGATCCTACATCCCCGAAAATCAGCTGCATCGGTCAGATCAAGAAGAGATCCAACTCCAACTCCACCTCCATCGCCAACAACCACATCTCCGCCTCCAGAATATCTACTGCTACCACCGGAAAATCAGCTACCAACCTCAATTACAATAAGCTTCGGAAACTCTTCTCTGGTAAAAACCTAATCTCACTACCTACTGACACTGCTACAATCAGCAATCACTGCGGAATTCGAAGCTGCAATGGTAATGGTGGTGTTCGGAAGCCAAATAGTAAGAAGAAGACATATATGATTAGTATCGGGGATCCGGAGGTAGCAGTGGAAGAACTAGATCCGCCATTGCCGGTGGTGAAATGTCGGCCTCGAGATCAACAAGTGAATGTGAGTCTAGGAAAGAGACGTGGCATTGAATTGAAAATTCTACAGATTCAGCCATTTCAGTTGTCTGCAGTTCATGGTACCAAGTTTATCAATAACGGAGACATTTCAACTGATGATAAACTCTTTAGGTAAATGCGGCAAAAATCAGGATGAAGTGATTTTTCATagaattttcaattttttctgTTGTTAAAGTTTAGAAATACGACTGTAAGTGAAAGTTTCCTGCATATCAATTTATGTTAAAATATTACACCGACTCGGCCATTGACAGCATAGTTTGAAATTTACTTCAAATCAATTTTTTAATGGGTTGTGTCGGTACCTTCTTAATCAATTTTATCCCTAACATTAatctaattaaatttttattttttatttacattatttttttcttttttattattattattattattattattataaattttgaTAACTATATAAAATTTGGACAACATTTTAAAATTCGGACAACATTATAAAATCCGAACAactatataaaataaaacaaaagtaaagtttgttttattttaaaagcaaacTCATACCATTAACATTAATTGATAAATTGCAATATATCATAACCATCATGTAATGATTACTTTACTGGGAGCATATCCAATATATGATGTTTTGTCCAAACTTCTCCGTACATACAAATTAGAACATTCGGCAGTATGGATATAAAATTGTTCAACTAAATGCTTTCAATCCGCATAACGCACAATGCAAATGTAATATTGAACCAATTAATATATCTGTGATTAAAAAGACAAACTTTGTTTTAATTCCGTTTTATATAAGCGTTTGAATTTTATTATGTCGTTCAAATGTATAACGTTGTCATGATTTTAAAATTTATCCGAATTTTAAAATGTTGTCCGAATTTTATACGGTTATTAAaagttataataataataataataataataataataataataataagagtaaaataaaaaattaaaaaagaattaaaaacaataaaaaaacaaaatagagAATAAATAACAAAAGACAAAAAAAGTCACATCAGGAAGTGGAATTAGAAAAGAAGTAGCATTAGCTTTTTTTATAATTCAAATTATTAAATACCATTTTCGTAGTTGACGGCAATCTAATTCTGATAGTAGTGCAATTTCTATCGGGTGTCATGTGTTCATGTGTTCAAAACTTCAAACATTGGTGGTGGTGACTAGTTGTCTTTTTTTAAGTGAACATTTTCTAGTAAATGGCATGGCAAAGGGGAGTTTGGCATGTTACATGACGTCTATTTATAAATAAGGCAATTAGGTATACTATCCATGTTATTGGTATGGTTGTTAGCTTGGGCATTATGTGTTAACTAgagatccccccccccccctctgttGTAGGGGTAGAAGGTGTTGGTTTTGTGTAAAACTAAAGTACATTGACTGAATTGGTAGCCAcagtaaagtatgttgctattctcTACGATTCTCCCATTTACAAACGCTTAAATGTTataataagaaaattttgaaagtaTAACGGTATAATTGGATAGGATTTTCACATGTTGTAGTATGCTATAAAAATGAATGTACATTGCAATTTCTTAATTGCATTGCTATAATTGAATGAGATTTTCAAAATATATTGTTCTAACAGTTATGATTCGTTATTTTACATTATGATGATTAGAAGGAAAACTACAACAAATTTTGAACCAACACCTGAAACATTCAAACTTCAGAAAATTAACAAGCAATGTTATCAAAATAtaatgttataaaaaatgaatttacattgctatttcttaatCGCATTGCTATAATTGAAAGagatttttaaaatatattattctaaCAGTTATGATTCATTATTTACATTATGATGGTTGGAAGGAAAACTACAACAATCTTTGAACCAACACTTGAAGCATTCAAACTTCAGAAAATTAGCAAGCAGTGTTATCAATAATGATCAAAGAGTGATATTTTGGTAACCAAGTTTAGCCGGTTtttatggttttggtccctaGAAAAGTTGTGTTCGtagttttggtccttatttcaaacattaaaatagcaacaaactttaAAAGTAAGcttgtaaaaaaaacaaaaaaaaattaaacttcattgctattttaaaatataaatacgGATTTTTTGAGAAATTAAAAATGGTTTCAATAAATTTATGATCAATAAAACTTTATAATACCAATCAACTTTAAAATGTGAACATTCCAAAAACCAGTTTCTAGGTTTGATGACATAAATAAAATATACCCACTTGTAACATTAGATGGTAAGCTAGTCATTACACCTCCTTTAATGCTACCAAATTATAAGAGTTTTTAATACAATATTAAAAGTGTTTGGTAATAATTTAGCGACTTAATGAAAACATTAAGAAAGAAGAAGTGTAATTTTACCATATTGGCACATGGGACCATGTCATTAATATAATCCCTGGATGAACAACATTGACTCCATGAGAAAGCCTAGCAACCTTTTCATACCGAGGCTATAAAACTAAAGGTAAAAGATTAAGTAATGCACTAGAAATGTTAACGTTGTGAAGAAACTATATAAATCAAATACCTTATAATTTTTGCAAGCTCAACCCTTGCAAAGAGTAATGTGATTTTGTCCTACCAAGTGTTATAGGTTTAACACTATGGAACAACAACATCTTGTAGCTTCCACAACCTTGAAAGGCCTATGCCTCAGAAGATTTTGTACACCAACTTAAGAACTAATTAAGTAAATAACGATTTGTTTGATTAATTATATACATAAGATTAATGATATAGTTAAAATATACATTACTAAAATAGTCAAGAACCTTAGAAATACCTTCAATGGGACCATCAATCCCTGGAATGAAATCCATCCTAGAGCCAATACAGTTGAAATGTGCAAAAAATGATGAATTCATCGCCATTTTCAGTACCCTCAGCTGCAATGAGAAAATCAAAGTGATAAGATGGATTCACCTAGGCATCACACTTAATTCAATAGCCTCACAATCTTGAGTTTGACCATTGTCGGAATTATTTACATACAGATCAGAAGTCGGACATAATTATACCCATATCTGCAAAAAAAAAGCTAAATTATTGTCAGATTCTCAAAGTGAACAACATTTTATAATCATCAACATAAAATCACAAAGTTGATTCTCAAAATCTATGACGACCTTTTCCATACTTAATGGTGCTATCCGTGTCATTCGTTAGATTAAAAAATATTCATACATACACATGTTTATTGAAGAAATGAGAAAAATTCAGTAAACTTTGACTAGAATAGTCCAAGTGTTTAAAATACTGAAATAGAGTTTCAGAAACGTCTAGTGGCAAGTAGTGTGGAAAATAAAGAGTTGCGAATCAATCAAATTAATAGAAAAACATTTTTTAGACTCAAGATCAATGATTCAAATGTGTCTCATATTCATGAAGATTCAATTACAAGTGTTTGAATGTAAAACACACTAAAAACTCTCAAATGGCTCTCTAAAGACtagttgtcacaactaggaattctataccatgtaacaacaacaatgataacatttatgaaccaaaaatgtgaaaactcgtatgatgcttattcaataacaacaaattttcCATCAAACGCTCTATGcaagcacttcaaatagtcaacaaagaattggaaaccctagaaatcccgatttaagtccattatggactaggatttccttattgggcctaatgggccaataatgggccaataagcttccaatttgactattttgggcttagaactcttaaatgggctctaattggacccacttccatttattttaacatttcgggccatattgggcctagaatgaaataaaataccctaatgggccttattgggtcataactaacctaattaactTTAATGGACTATGAAGCCTATTATTTTTGACTAATTAGGCCGTAAACCATCATGGGAGCCCAATGGGCTTAAAAAATCATCAAATTGGGCCCACAATATGGATTTAAGCAAAAAGGCCCAAaaactcttctcttttctctaattctcggcccaagtGGGAAAAAAGAGAAGGAGATTAAGAGAGTTGACTTTTATGTTGACACCTCATGATTATCCAACATATCTCTAAGTAATATCTTCCATGTATCCATGCATAGTTTCATGTATCAAGGCAAGCTCATTTCTCCCCCTTCTCTCCTTATCTACGGCCGAGAGCACCACACACCACCACCATTTTCATTTTGATCAAACTCTTACAAGAAAAACTCTCAAGAACTCTTCCCTTTTCTCTAAATTTTCGAGCATCGGTGTGTGACTTCAAGGAGTTTACCAATTACTATCATCATTCTTGGTAAGTCTTTACTTGAATCCATGGCTTAACTTCTATATTTCATCAAACATCTCATCTTAACTCATGTAAATTCATGATCTAactccctagaaccatctaagttcgaaaacttcctcaagaagttgctagggccgaaatcttctctcaaatcttcatcaaaaccaaatCCAAACCTCAATgttagttcatacccctctattttcggttttcatatgttttatgggggagaatacaagtaaaatgtgtatatctatgtgtatgtgtgtgttatatgtgatttcatgtgtatatgtggtaaatatgtgccaaaaatgaaagatatttcgagatctatagttcataagggaaaaataTGTGATCTAGGTGTATTACACATAACTAGCTATGAAAAATCTACCATACAAGGTTTAAAATAAACATGTTACAACATAAGACTTATTATTGGGTTATTTTTGTCAAATAAGCAAAAGTTTGGGGAAAGATTGTCATTCACGGTTTCTTAAGGACTAAAAGATTCAAATcagtaaaaataaatgttttgatGGATATCATACTCTTTTAAGGTATAGAAGTGTAAAttgtagcttaatgggccaaattttgggcttttcggcccattaagccaTAACTTGCGAAAATTTCAACTTTCAAGGGAGTGAAATGATAAAATTCTCAAAACTGGGGGTAAAAAGGGTAAACAAAactatttcaggggttaaaatgatgtattttccaaataaggataaaaaatgtaaactttttggattttgggccaaaaatgtaaaagttgcaaaagtttgggctttaaccgaaaaatacttttctggaagggctgaaactgccaaagaataaGTTTTGAGCTAAGAATATCACGTGAACAAGTCTTTGGGTCAAAAGTGTTaagaaaatagtttaagggcttaaaatatctttttttatataaaggactaaaagtgtcaatTTCACCAAAGATGGGCTGAAAGGGGTTCAAACCAagatttttgagtcaattattttatttttaagatatttgagttaaaataataaaaaaataccaaactaccattcatgaaaatggaaagatgaaaatACGTATAATTCCAAACATCGTTAAAATAATCGACCAGCCTTGTTCCGATGCGAAATTAACAATCACCcaatcaaactttccaacaattaaactgcacctaaaacaagtaaacattcaaatctttgggcttgaaagttccaatcatgcttgttgggcctttgtgacccattaacatgatttttgggcccaatggataataataaatgttatttggctttctatgacccaatttcatatttaagggaccatcaatggcttttaagtgctattgggcgttagtggcccattagcattgctagtaagttCCAAGTAAATTAAATGCGAAATGGGTCAGCGTGTCCTTCGTATAATCAATAGCCATAAATAATACGCGGGAATAGCAGGAtcttgtaatcctcttctcctcgtttacTAGGCTTATCGTCaatccaagtaaacaaatacgggtcgataatcaatagtaatcaaagtcaattgggatttagtgagtaataacgggtggcaccaacgtgtgtcggtcgtagtctgtagttataatcaaagtctcctggagggagagcgagagtttgtgtatagatctatacgggggtgactcccccacacctcagctgttcgctacagttagactcgaccagtctagggtgacaaaatcttaagatcaattccggcgttcaccagagtgccaagacagacgaactagtcattatcatgcatggttataacgactcacataaataaatccaatattaatcaagtaatcaaggtaaaTCAAAATCATTCACATGATGGGATAACAATTCGAacagttatatgatatttttattttcggaaaacatcgggttttccggggaagttcaacatttttcactggtacttttaatacgaagtttttcaactatacacgtctagaaatcatcatgcatatatttacagatcttcacacttttacATAAACATTGTTCTTTTCaggaaatatcggattttctgggttgttttctttcaaactacacaaaacatttttcatatcaaacctgcttatgaactcacca
The genomic region above belongs to Lactuca sativa cultivar Salinas chromosome 4, Lsat_Salinas_v11, whole genome shotgun sequence and contains:
- the LOC122197402 gene encoding uncharacterized protein LOC122197402 — encoded protein: MRDTTMGNRSSNQQVHHHSSSSTGNTASPRTRNTFFFPMLCRLSINDVAKPTRLADLASSSSTSTSCSPDPTSPKISCIGQIKKRSNSNSTSIANNHISASRISTATTGKSATNLNYNKLRKLFSGKNLISLPTDTATISNHCGIRSCNGNGGVRKPNSKKKTYMISIGDPEVAVEELDPPLPVVKCRPRDQQVNVSLGKRRGIELKILQIQPFQLSAVHGTKFINNGDISTDDKLFR